The following DNA comes from Patulibacter sp. SYSU D01012.
GCGGTGACGGACTGGCCGAGGGGGCCGAGCACGACGAAGAGCGCGGGCGCCGCGGCGTCGGCGCCCGGACCGGCGGTCGCCAGGCGGCCCCAGACCAGCGTGATGGTGACGAGCGACGCGAGCAGCCCCACGCCGAAGAGCGCGTAGAGCGCGACGAGCAGGGTCGCGCGCGGCTGCCCGGCCGGCAGGTGGGCCAGCAGCGCGGCGCCGGTGGCGGCGGAGACCATCGGCGGGACGACCGGCAGCAGCCACGTCGGCGAGACCCGCTCCGGCCCGGCGGCGTGGCGGGTGAAGAGGACGTAGGGCCCCGCTGCGGCCGCCGCCAGCCCGCCGACCGTGCCGAGCGTCCACAGGGCCGCCGCGACCGGGAGCGCGGCCGCCCCGACGATCTCGTGCCCGACGAGCAGCGTGCCGGCACCGACGGTCATCACCGCCATCGGCGGCGCGCCGAGGAACGGCAGCATGTCGGGGCTCGTCACCGCCCGGCGCGCGCCGGCGGGGTCGCGGAGCCAGGCGGCCGCGGTCAGGACGGCGAGGACGACGAGCCACCCGGCGGCCAGCGCCCACGCCGCGAGCGCGAGCGCGGCGAGGCCCGGGACCTGCCGCGGCAGGATCATCGCCGCGTTGGCGACGATCCCGGTGCCCATCACCGAGGCGAACCAGTTGGGCGTCGGGGCGGGCCGGGCCGGCCGCCCGAGCTCGCGCCCCCACGGCCGGGCCCGCGCGCCGAGGCCGGTGGTGTCGTGCCGGTGCGTGACGGTGCCCATGCCCCGAGGATGCGCGTCCGACGCCGCGCGAACCACTCGCATCGGCCGGGCAGCCATGCCGGCCGGGAATGCGTGCGCGGCCGGGCGGGCAGGAGCCCGGCCGCGCGGCGACGGCGCTAGGCCGTCTTGGCGGCGCGCTCGGCGCGCAGGGCGCGCACGACGTCCGCCGCGGTCCGGTCGCCGGCGCCCCGGGCGGTCGCCGTGTCCAGGGCGCGCAGGGTGCGCGGGACGTGCGCCGTCCAGGTCGTGTCGGTGACCTGGCGACGGATCTCGTCCTCGATCACCGGCGCGGCGAACGCGGTGAAGCGCGTGTCGCGGGCGGGATCGAAGCGGTCGATGGCGCGGCGCAGGCCGACGGCGCCCGCGTCGATCAGCTCCTGTCGGCGGCCGCCCTCGGCGCCGGCGTCCGCCTGGTGGGCCAGGGCCTGCACGAGCGGTAGCGCGCGGCGCACCATCGCGTCGCGGGCGGTCGGGTCGTGGTCGTGGTGGAACCGGCGAAGGAGCTCGAGGTCGCGCCGGTCGCGGCGCGGGGCGTCGCTCAGCATGGGAGGTCTCCCGATTGATCGAAGGTGGGGCCCGTAGGCACCGCGACGGCGTTCGTGCGCGTCCTCGCAGCGATCCTGGGTGCTGTGGCGCGTCTCGCACCGGGGGCCGGAGCCCGGGTGCGACGTGGTCCGCGGACGACCCCTGCGGGGAGCCTCCGGGAGCGAGTCGCGATCCGACGGTCGACGCAGCGCCAGCGTATCACGTCCACTGGCCGGCGAGGCCGATTCGAGACAAGCGAGACACACGGGTCCGGTTCGTGTGTCCGGCGGCACACCGGGGGGTCTCGGACGACCGCCGTAGCGGGACGCTCCGGTGGAACGGACGTCCAGGGACGGTCGAGTCGCCCGCGTCCCCCGCCGATCACCGAGGACGATGCCCCGTCGTCTGATCCCCCTCAGCGCCGTGCTCGTCGCCCTCCTCGCCCTGCCGGCGGGCGCCGCGGCGGACCGCCCGCACCCCGGGACCGGCGGGGCCGGCTGGCCCTGGCCCGGCGCCACGAGCGCGGCCCCCGACGCCCCCCAGGGCAGCGGCGGGTCGTGGCCGGCGGACGCCACGCCGCAGGCGCAGCCCGGCCCCAACCCGTACGGCGGCGGCGCGGACGGCGACGACGCGTCCGCCTGGCCGGCGCCGAGTCCCGGCGCCACGGACGGCGGCGGCCCCAATGGCGCGAACCGGCCGGGCGGGGCGGACGGCGCGAGCGGCGCGGACGACGCGGACGCGCCGGCCGCCGACCCGTCCGTGCTCGTGCCGGTGCCCAGCCGCCGGCGCACGGTGCCCGGGCGCGTGGCGCGCGTGCGCACCGACGGCCGCGTGGCGATCCCGCGGGCGGCCCCGGCCACGGTCAAGCGCGTCCTCTCCGCCGCCAACCGGATCATCGGCAAGCCGTACAAGTGGGGCGGCGGCCACGGCCGGCTCGTCGACTCGGGCTACGACTGCTCGGGCGCGGTGAGCTACGCGCTCATCCGCTCCGGCCTGCTCGGCAGCCCCATGACCAGCGGCCTGCTGGCGCGCTGGGGCCGCCACGACGCCGGCCGCTGGATCGCCGTCTACGCGACGAGCGGCCACGTCTACATGGAGGTCGCCGGCGTGCGCCTGGACACCAGCCCGGTCGGCGACCCGGCCGGCCGCGACGGCGTGCGCTGGCGCCCGCTGATCGGCCGGCGCGCAGGCTTCCACACCCGCCACCCCGCGGGGCTGTAGGCGGCGGCCGCGGGACGGCGGCCGCGGGGTCGGGACGCGTCTCGAGGCCGGTGGGTCGACCCGAGCCGGAACACGCGGCCGGCTCGGCATGCGTTCCGCCTGAGGGCCGGTCGGCGGACCCGAGCCGGAACACGCGGCCGCCGTCCGCCCCGTTCCGGCTCAGGGCCGGTAGGCGAACCGGAGCCGGAACACGCGGCCGGCTCGGCACGCGTTCCGCCTGAGGTCCGGTGGGCGGACCGAAGCCGGAACACGCGGCCGCCGTCCGCCCCGTTCCGGCTCAGGGCCGGTAGGCGGACCCGGGCCGGAACACGCGGCCGGCTCGGCACGCGTTCCGCCTGAGGTCCGGTGGGCGGACCGAAGCCGGAACACGCGGCCGGCCGCCCCGCCCCGGCTCCAGGCCGCGGTCCCGCCGAGGCCCGCGGGCCCCTCTCAGTCGACGACCGCCCGGCCCGCCGCGGCCCAGGCCGCCTGCCGCTCGCGCGGACGGCCGATGACGGCGGCCGTGCCGTCGTCCAGGATCGGGCGCTGCAGCAGCTGCGGGTGCTCGACGAGGATCGCGACCACCTCGTCGATGCCGAGGCCGTCGGCCTGCAGGCCCAGGTCCTTGTACCGCTTGTCCCGCCGGATGAGCGCGTCGACGGGGTCGCCGACCAGCCGCTCGGCGAGCGACCGCAGCTCGGCCTCGTCCAGCCGCTCGGCAACGAGCAGGTACTTGCGCACGGCGACCTCGTGGCCGGCGTCGGTCAGCGCGTCGAGCGCGTGCACCGAGGTCGAGCAGTGCGGGTTGTGCAGCAGCGTGAGCTGGGGCGCGTCCGTGGTCACGGCCGCATCGTATGCGGTGCGTTCCGGCACGGGGTCGGCACGAAGACGGAACGGCTCGCCACCCACGCGCAACGCCGGAGCGACGACGCTCTCTGCGTGGCTGTCGCCCAGCGTCTCCGCACTCCCGACCACGCCGTCGTGCAGCTGGCGCAGCGTCAGCACGGCGTCGTGGGTCACGCGCAGCTCCTGGCGTGCGGGCTGACGCGCAGCGCGATCAAGCGGCGCGTCGCCCAGGGGCGCCTGCACCGGCTGTACCTCGCCGTGTACGCGCTCGGCCACCGCGTCCTCCCGCCCCGCGGCTGGTGGATGGCCGCCGTGCTGGCCTGCGGTGACGGTGCCGTGCTGAGCCACCGCGCTGCGGCGTGCCTGTGGGGGCTGCTACCGGGCGCGCCGGCCACGTCCGACGTGACGGTGATCCGCAGCGTGGAGCGACGGCGCGGGATTCGCCCGCGACGCGTGCGCTGCCTGGTCCCGGAGGACACCGCCCGCCACGACGGCATCCCGGTGACGTCGGTCGCGCGGACGCTGTGCGACGTCGCCGCGTCCGGCGACGCCGACGCGCTCGACGAGGCGATCCGGGAGGCCGTCGACCGGCGGCTGTACGACCAGCGAGAGGTGGAACGCGTGCTCGCGTCGGGACGGCCGGGGGTCGTCGCGCTGCGCGCGGCCGTCACCGAGCTCGGCCTGGAGATGCGCGACGGGGTCCGGCTGAAGAGCCGGCTCGAACGGCGATTCCGCCGGCTGCTCCGCCGCGGCGGCTTCGTGCTGCCCCAGACGAACGTCCTGGTCGCGACCCCGTGGCGGGAGTGGGAGGTCGACGCGTTGTGGCCGGCGCAGCGCATCGTGGTGGAGCTCGACGGCTGGGGCGCGCACCGCACCCGCGAGGAGTTCCGGCGGGACCATCGCCGGGCGAGCGACCTCGAGGCCACCGGCTACCGCGTGCACCGCCTGACGTGGGACCAGGTGATGCACGATCCCGACGGCACGCTGGTGCGGATCCGCCGCCTGCTGCCGTTGGCCGACTGATCTCGCGCCGGGCGAGCCGTCGCTGATCGCACGGTCGGGTGCCGGTTCCGTTCCGGTTCGGGTCCGCCTGCCGGCCCTCAGCCGGAACACGCTCCCGACCGTGG
Coding sequences within:
- a CDS encoding TDT family transporter, with translation MGTVTHRHDTTGLGARARPWGRELGRPARPAPTPNWFASVMGTGIVANAAMILPRQVPGLAALALAAWALAAGWLVVLAVLTAAAWLRDPAGARRAVTSPDMLPFLGAPPMAVMTVGAGTLLVGHEIVGAAALPVAAALWTLGTVGGLAAAAAGPYVLFTRHAAGPERVSPTWLLPVVPPMVSAATGAALLAHLPAGQPRATLLVALYALFGVGLLASLVTITLVWGRLATAGPGADAAAPALFVVLGPLGQSVTAAGLLGDAAPTAVGAPYADAFRAMGLLYGVPVWGFALLWLGLAGALVLRAAGRGMPFSLSWWSFTFPVGTVVTGTSVLARETGLDVLAWLAVALYALLLVAWATAAARTVHGGHVTRELLRPA
- a CDS encoding sigma factor, whose amino-acid sequence is MLSDAPRRDRRDLELLRRFHHDHDPTARDAMVRRALPLVQALAHQADAGAEGGRRQELIDAGAVGLRRAIDRFDPARDTRFTAFAAPVIEDEIRRQVTDTTWTAHVPRTLRALDTATARGAGDRTAADVVRALRAERAAKTA
- a CDS encoding ArsC/Spx/MgsR family protein, with protein sequence MTTDAPQLTLLHNPHCSTSVHALDALTDAGHEVAVRKYLLVAERLDEAELRSLAERLVGDPVDALIRRDKRYKDLGLQADGLGIDEVVAILVEHPQLLQRPILDDGTAAVIGRPRERQAAWAAAGRAVVD
- a CDS encoding type IV toxin-antitoxin system AbiEi family antitoxin domain-containing protein, translated to MAVAQRLRTPDHAVVQLAQRQHGVVGHAQLLACGLTRSAIKRRVAQGRLHRLYLAVYALGHRVLPPRGWWMAAVLACGDGAVLSHRAAACLWGLLPGAPATSDVTVIRSVERRRGIRPRRVRCLVPEDTARHDGIPVTSVARTLCDVAASGDADALDEAIREAVDRRLYDQREVERVLASGRPGVVALRAAVTELGLEMRDGVRLKSRLERRFRRLLRRGGFVLPQTNVLVATPWREWEVDALWPAQRIVVELDGWGAHRTREEFRRDHRRASDLEATGYRVHRLTWDQVMHDPDGTLVRIRRLLPLAD